Part of the Faecalibacterium duncaniae genome, TCCGTTGCAGACGGCATGTTCAGTTATTGTTACAGCTTGCACACCGTTACTCTTCCAGACAGCGTAACTGCCATTGAAGAGCGGGCTTTTACCGGAACTGCATTGACTCAAATTCATATTCCTGCCAAAGTGACACGGATCGGAACTAATGCATTTTCCGAATGTTTCGCTCTCTCAACGATCACATCAGACAGCGAAAGCTATCCGGCAATAGACAATGTGTTGTACGAAAAATCAGCAAATGGCGATTACGCCTTAATTCGTTATCCTTCTCAAAGGGAAGATCCTGCTTTCAAAATACCCAATGGTGTGGCACGAATTGAAACTCATGCTTTTGACTCTTGTGCGTATCTGGCATCTGTGAAGATGCCAGACTCCGTGGTCTCTATTGGAACCGGTGCCTTTATGAATTGTCCAGCTCTGCAAGACATTGAATTTTCAAGCAGGATAACGGAACTTCCGGAATCAGTTTTTGCAGGTTGTATCAGTTTAAAGAGCATCGATATCCCGGAGGGTATAACACAGATCCTCGATGATGCTTTTGCTGGCTGCGAGCAGCTCGAACGGATCGCGATTCCCAGCAGTGTAACCAAAATTCCCGAGTCAGCATTTTCCAATTGCACAGCATTGAATAACATAGAGTATTCAGGCTCTCGTTCTCAATGGAACGCTATTTCCACGGATTCCGGCCTACAAAATCTCCCTGTAGCACCTGGTTCTATTGATGTTACGGTAACCAGCGACATCCGTACCGTTACCGCCAAAGTTGATGGCAGCAGCGTTCCCATCAACGATGGCAAATTCATTGTCACGATTGGTAAAACAGTGGAATTGACCGTCGGCGATCCTCAATACAGAGATCGTTATACCTGGGCAGGGGGCAGCGGCACTGTGAGTGCAGACAATACCACCTATACTTTTGTTGCAGGTCGCGATGATACAGCCGTAACTCTGACCACTGTCGAACACACAAATTATGACACCGGTGATTTCATCATCAGCGGTCTAGCGGACTATTCCTATGGGGACAATATCGATATCAGGATCGAGCCCAAGGATACACGCATCACAGATTACATTGTAAGATATGTCAGGAACGCAGGCACCTCAAATGAAGAAGAATTCAATGAGCTTCCAAAAGATGCCGGAACATACACCCTGCGAATCATTCAGGGTGATACCGTCCGAATCGACATTCCGGAAAAGATCACGATCCACCCCGTTACCATCACCAATGATACTTTCCAGAACGAACTCACTGTCACCCTTCCAGCAGATGCTGTGGAAGAGGAAGGCAATGATCATACGGCCACAGTGACTGTCCGGGCGGACAGCAGGCTGAATGCTCTTTTGCAATCTGATGAGATCAAACTTGAGCTTGTCTATCTCAACGATATGGGAGAAGAAGTCGTTGCCCCCACAAAAGCAGGCAGGTATACCGTAAAGGTAAAGATCCATTCCAATAGTCCCAATCTGCTCTCTGCCATCGTGGACGGAGGCACGTTTGAAATTCGCCAAAAAGCTGTTCCCATTGTTCCCACTGCAGATCTTTATCCCCTGACCATTAAGAATGCTGCCGTTCTCATTGAGCATGATGGCGAGGAGATTCATGCCGAGAGAAACGAGATTGGTGATCTGGTTGCAAAGGTGCCTGAAAACGCCAGTGTAACTGTCACCTACATCAGCCAGAGCGATGCCATTGCGTTCGATCAATGGTTGGTCAGCGGGTTGGACGATTCGACCGATGTCAAACAAAATCCATTGCGCTTTCAAATGCCCGCAGGTGAAAAGGGTGTAACAATGGAAGCCATGACAAAAGATGCTTCCATCGAAGATGGTGGTTCTGGCATTCTGGGCACCGTTATGGTCATTGGTGCTGCCGCCGTGCTGACATGGCAGGGCTGCCGAATCGGCACGGAGCTTTATCTGAAACGTATTCTCCCCGATGGCGCAGCGATCCCCGCCAATGCCACCGAACTTGCCGAACTGGTGTGGGATGATGCCGGCAAGCCTGCTCCCGCTGCTGCGTTGGACACGGATGCCACTGACGCACAGAAGGCTCTTACCTGGGCTTTTGAGAACCAGCTGCTTCCTTCCAATAAAACTGCAGATGCTTCTGTAAGTTACTGGGAAGTGATCCAGATCTGGCGCAAGGCGCAGACACTCAAGAGCTAACCCCTGGCAGGCAGAAAGCCCCCTGACGATTACACTGTCAAGGGGGCTTCCTGCTGTTTATTGGTGAACCCAATAGAGTGTTCACGATCTTCTTCACCTTTTTATGATGTACACCACCGGCCTGAAAGTCATGGGCACCTTCTCTTTTTACCGCTTCGCGTGGCGTTCGCCCATGGGGATG contains:
- a CDS encoding leucine-rich repeat domain-containing protein, with protein sequence MKKRLLSLFLTFSMLLTFFPVGTVTVFASDSPMAYTDGSYQFILNADNTATITKYTGNEHRITIPAQVTHGAYIYPVSKIGDRVFCNYKYVLTSVQIPDTVTEIGSNAFYNCTSLKRVTIQDNKPSCVKKIGRQAFMFCSELTDIPILDSVTEIDSEAFHHCEELDTVTIPEGVTSVADGMFSYCYSLHTVTLPDSVTAIEERAFTGTALTQIHIPAKVTRIGTNAFSECFALSTITSDSESYPAIDNVLYEKSANGDYALIRYPSQREDPAFKIPNGVARIETHAFDSCAYLASVKMPDSVVSIGTGAFMNCPALQDIEFSSRITELPESVFAGCISLKSIDIPEGITQILDDAFAGCEQLERIAIPSSVTKIPESAFSNCTALNNIEYSGSRSQWNAISTDSGLQNLPVAPGSIDVTVTSDIRTVTAKVDGSSVPINDGKFIVTIGKTVELTVGDPQYRDRYTWAGGSGTVSADNTTYTFVAGRDDTAVTLTTVEHTNYDTGDFIISGLADYSYGDNIDIRIEPKDTRITDYIVRYVRNAGTSNEEEFNELPKDAGTYTLRIIQGDTVRIDIPEKITIHPVTITNDTFQNELTVTLPADAVEEEGNDHTATVTVRADSRLNALLQSDEIKLELVYLNDMGEEVVAPTKAGRYTVKVKIHSNSPNLLSAIVDGGTFEIRQKAVPIVPTADLYPLTIKNAAVLIEHDGEEIHAERNEIGDLVAKVPENASVTVTYISQSDAIAFDQWLVSGLDDSTDVKQNPLRFQMPAGEKGVTMEAMTKDASIEDGGSGILGTVMVIGAAAVLTWQGCRIGTELYLKRILPDGAAIPANATELAELVWDDAGKPAPAAALDTDATDAQKALTWAFENQLLPSNKTADASVSYWEVIQIWRKAQTLKS